The DNA region AACTAGAGGTGGGAATTGATACCCTCGAAGGGCCCTATATGGCGATAGGTGGGCCTATTGGATTTCCTTCGGCTGTTCAGCAGCTTCGAGATTTGATGTATATTCCCGGCCATGGTACGTGGTTTACGCTCCACCTGCGGATCGATATCGCTGGATTCGAGACCCGCTTTGGATACGAGCGGCCAGTTGATGAGTCTTTGCTTGGAATTGATCTAGAGCAAGATCTGCAAATATACCCCCGCGACATCGTGCCCCAATGGATGCTAGAGGAGATAGCCGAATCGCATCGGTTGGCAAGTGAATCTAACGAGCCCGCTGACGACCTCCAGGGTGGTATCGATAATCTAGCGGTACTCGATTATTCCGATGTCTTCGGGTCGGTGCTTACTCGTGATCAGGCAAAGGCCCGTGCATTTGGATTCACACCTACAGAGGACGGGTTGCGGTATATCAGCTTGGTTCGTGAACCTCGAACGGCCGAAGTCCCAGTGGTGACCTACAGTGAAGTTGATGTGGACGGATTTGAGCTGCGGAAAGTAGAAGTGTTCGATGACGGTACTACTGGAATAGCTGGAATGGGCGCGCATACGGCGCGCACAGTGTTGGATCGAAACCCGATTCCATTGGTGGTAGAGCCTTCTCAGCGCGCTGGGTGGATTGCAACTGAAATTTCGCCCAGTGCGTTTCAGGTAGAATGGCTTGCGGCAGGTGGATGGTAGTTCTACTGCAGCTCATTGGCAAAGCGGGACGATACAGAGAAATCGATGTCAACATCTATCTCGAGAATGGTGAGCTTTGGTTGGAAGATAGTGCCACCATCTAGCTTCCGTGGTTGCAGTCGCGGAGGACATACCTTGAGATTGCGGACAAGAAGGTTAGCTATGGCCTCTACGGAATCCAAGGGGGGATGCTCGGTGAGTTCCAGGAGGCGATCGTTCCTTGTTCTGGAAGAGTTATTGAAAAGGGTGGCTCATGACTGCTGAGGAATTGAAGGCCTAGAAGTCACGCGTCTTCTTGAAGCCGATGAATGCACCTCATGGGATGCTGCTCGTGCGGAGCGTATTCAGTCGAGCATATGACCTTGGAGCCAGCTGAAGTATGCGAATCTGAACCTTTGATTGGTATTTTGAATCGGGTGAGAACGGTGTCCGCAGTCAGATTTCGTTGAATGGTGAAATTTTATGGTTGAAACAATTGTATTTCCTGATATCGAGAAGACGCTTGTCGACTTCCTCACTTCGAAGTTCGTTGCCGGTGGGGATTCTTCGAAAGTGTTTACGAAAGTTCCCGATCCGAGACCGGCACGGGCCGTGCGGGTCGTTCGCAACGACCGCAAGGCGCGATTGGACGTCGAAGACCGGGAGGGGCGCCGCGGGGCCCATCTGATCCTGGATCGTCCTCGGGTTGTGTTCGAGTGCACTGACGATGCCGGCGGCGCGGCGGACTTGGCTGCGAAGGTGCGGGGCATCATCAATGCCGCTGCCCCCGGCTATATCGGCGCTGTCTGGTGCGACTACGTCGAGGATGCCGGCGAGGAGAACGATACTGATCCGGTGACTGCCGCTCCGCGGTATACGGTTGTCACCGACCTGATTGTGCGGGGCACTGTTCTCGCCTGACTGCGTGCTAGTTGCAGTCGAAACTGAATGAACCGAATCCCTAGGGCCTGCGCAAATCCCAAGGGAGATAACGAAAATGGCTCTGCCTTCCAGCAAGTACATTGGCGCCGGCACTCCGAACATCGCCGTTACCGGCGGTGTTCTGGTCGCGCCGCTGGCTACCGCGCTGCCGACCGCTGCGGCCGGCTCCATCGATCCCGCGTTCAAGGCGCTGGGTTACGTGTCCGAGGACGGCATCGAATCGATGGGTGAGCGCAAGATCGAGTCCGTGAAGGACTGGAACGCGGACATCATCGCGCAGCTGCAGACTGAGCACTCGGTGCGTTTCGGTCTGACCCTGTACGCGGTGTGGGACAAGGACGTGCTGAGCGAGGTGTTCGGGGCGGGCAATGTCACCCCGACCGCCGCCACCTCCAGCTCCGGTGCGCTGTACCAGGTCAAGGAGACCGGTACGCCGCTGCCGCGTCGCGCCTGGGTCTTCGACATGGTCAACGAGGACAAGAAGCTGCGCATCGTGCTGCCGAACGCCAAGATCACCTCGGTTACCGAGAAGAAGTTCGTGTCGAACGCCCTGGCGGGCTTCACCATCAGCGTCGAGGCATTCAAGGACGACGCCGGTGTGAAGGCGTACCGCTACCTGGACGACGGCATCAAGACCGCCTGATTCCGACGGTATTCACCGTCGAAAACCTCGACAGGGCTCGGCCCCGAGTAGCTCGGGGCTGAGCCCTGCCCTCTGACGGCCTCGAGCCGTCCTGCAAAGCCCCCAACGGCGGCGGTCATTCCAAACCTATGCGCAGGCCCGCCGCCGCCGTTGGGCCTTCCAGATGTACCAACCACCACAGCAAAAGGACGAAAGGGTCCGCGTAACAATGACTTCCCCGAAAGCCCCCATCGCGATCACCACTCCCATGAAGGTGAAGGACAACTTCCACTACCAGGTCGACGGCATCGACATCGAGTTGCCGTCGCTGACCTACCTCAAGCCGGGTCTGGTCCGCCGGATCCGCCGTCTGGGCGATGTGGATGCCATGTACACCCTGCTGGAGCTGGCGGTCTCGCCCGAAGCGCTTGCGGCCCTGGACGATATGGATCCGGATGCCTACCACGAGATGTTGGAGGCCTGGCGCGCGCACTCGGGGATCAGCCTGGGGGAATCCTGAGCCTCGATGCGCTTCTCGAAGAGCATTCCGAGGCAATCGAATACGACCTGATTGCCCTCGGCCTGCGGTTGCGCCGGCTCGGCGGTGAAACGCTGAGCTGGGGCGACCTGAAGGCCATAGTCAAATTCCTGCCGCCCGACTCGGCACTGA from Nocardia tengchongensis includes:
- a CDS encoding DUF6881 domain-containing protein, producing MNRKAELLGEIVDNARDKAPTGWTCIELTYTMIGESFELEVGIDTLEGPYMAIGGPIGFPSAVQQLRDLMYIPGHGTWFTLHLRIDIAGFETRFGYERPVDESLLGIDLEQDLQIYPRDIVPQWMLEEIAESHRLASESNEPADDLQGGIDNLAVLDYSDVFGSVLTRDQAKARAFGFTPTEDGLRYISLVREPRTAEVPVVTYSEVDVDGFELRKVEVFDDGTTGIAGMGAHTARTVLDRNPIPLVVEPSQRAGWIATEISPSAFQVEWLAAGGW